The genomic segment GTGTCAACGCAAGAGAGCATTTGCTAGCGAGCTCCTCGAGCTTCCAGTGGCAAAAAGGCGGTTTGTTCTTGTGAGAGACATGAACTTCTCCATCAGCCCTGACCATATGGCTTGCACCATGGAGAAATCCAAACACCAGTTCTCTATGCTTCCTAGTAAGAAAACAGTCAATGAACATGTGATGGAAACAAAGCCCCCCAAACATGGACTTACTTTATAAGAGAGGAGTCAGTCTCTTTGCCGTGGAAACCAGCGTGAGGGAAGTTGAAGATGATACGGTCAAATTTTATGCAGTTAAGATGAGGATGTAGTTGGAGTTTGGTTGCATCAACTCCATGTAAGAGGGAAGCTCCAAGTCTCTTCAAAGTATCAAGGTTTGATCTTCCCTTCTTATACTTTCTCACCACATCATCTGCTTcagatctatactattaaatcagGATCATATTGTgctttttactaaaaaaatatcattttctttgctaacatttcatatttcattaagggcaatcaagtaatattaataatacatctataTTAGGTCTTTTTTTTATCgagcccactgcccacatcatatatcttttgggccatttgggccgattaagaaatcagatccaattcttatttttttctccaagttcaaataatttcttttcaatcattcttaatattttgtgtagtgaacaaaaattaatcacttaatttttttttttttaatataatttaagcattcacaaaaaattgaattttttcattgaaaagtataaatctttaataaaagtatataatttttatttaaataattaaccacataataaaattaatttataaagttataccaacttaattcattaaaataaagtttaattttctaaacataaatactcattagacctggatgt from the Raphanus sativus cultivar WK10039 unplaced genomic scaffold, ASM80110v3 Scaffold1212, whole genome shotgun sequence genome contains:
- the LOC108822295 gene encoding heavy metal-associated isoprenylated plant protein 41-like isoform X2, which gives rise to MATITELSRLIRDHGDDEEEVWITHYSSNHQILLVGEGDFSFSCTLATRFRSASNICASSLDTYDDVVRKYKKGRSNLDTLKRLGASLLHGVDATKLQLHPHLNCIKFDRIIFNFPHAGFHGKETDSSLIK